The following proteins are co-located in the Camelina sativa cultivar DH55 chromosome 12, Cs, whole genome shotgun sequence genome:
- the LOC104732828 gene encoding putative disease resistance protein At4g11170 isoform X1, which translates to MTSETKPFSIGFLEELIVILEFQQRGSLMVIPIFLTGSSVNADEICRQYPDMAPSWITALTKLTNIAAEYPFSQNPAGMDLFEWFNKIAHDISLVSLYSTPNGLVGLVAMDRHMKVVYDLLDLEVDKEVRTISIWGSGGVGKTTLARYIYAEIFVKFQTCVFLDCVENIEDKVLNFEGEEDPTVVTCSDHDWLEIAKARRKHRKVLLIADDVNGIEQGKWIIEYANWFAPGSRVILISQNKDLLVDAGVKHVYEVRSLRYDEALQLFSQFAFKQSYPPSDFEQLAVRAVHLAGFLPLALRLLGSFLAGKGRENWVAALFKLKAKLGGNIMEVWKLMEPSGDRGQEEWEPAADIMEGNESSEDET; encoded by the coding sequence ATGACGTCTGAGACGAAACCTTTTTCCATCGGGTTCCTAGAAGAGCTCATAGTAATACTCGAATTCCAACAAAGAGGTTCACTCATGGTCATACCCATTTTTCTTACGGGTTCCTCTGTTAATGCTGATGAGATCTGCCGACAGTATCCGGACATGGCCCCAAGTTGGATAACTGCACTTACCAAATTGACCAACATTGCAGCCGAGTATCCGTTTTCTCAAAATCCTGCAGGTATGGACCTGTTTGAGTGGTTCAACAAAATTGCTCATGACATATCTCTTGTCTCTCTCTACTCCACACCTAACGGTTTAGTTGGCCTTGTTGCAATGGATCGTCACATGAAAGTGGTTTATGACTTGTTGGATTTAGAAGTTGACAAAGAGGTTCGTACCATTAGCATTTGGGGTAGTGGTGGTGTTGGAAAGACAACACTTGCAAGGTACATTTATGCCGAGATCTTTGTCAAATTTCAGACATGTGTTTTCCTAGATTGTGTTGAAAACATTGAAGACAAGGTTCTTAACTTCGAAGGGGAAGAAGATCCAACGGTAGTAACGTGTTCAGATCACGACTGGCTTGAAATTGCCAAAGCAAGGCGTAAACACCGGAAAGTTCTCCTTATCGCTGATGATGTGAACGGCATCGAACAAGGGAAATGGATCATTGAATACGCTAACTGGTTTGCTCCAGGAAGCAGAGTCATTCTTATTAGCCAAAACAAGGATTTGCTTGTTGACGCGGGAGTAAAGCATGTGTATGAAGTCAGATCTTTAAGATATGATGAAGCTCTTCAACTCTTCTCTCAATTTGCTTTCAAGCAGTCTTATCCACCTTCTGATTTCGAACAGCTTGCCGTTCGTGCTGTCCATCTCGCAGGCTTTCTTCCTTTGGCCCTTCGACTGCTAGGGTCTTTTTTAGCTGGTAAAGGTCGAGAAAACTGGGTAGCTGCACTGTTCAAACTCAAGGCAAAGCTAGGTGGAAATATAATGGAAGTGTGGAAACTTATGGAACCATCAGGAGATAGAGGTCAAGAGGAGTGGGAACCTGCTGCAGACATAATGGAAGGGAACGAATCATCCGAAGACGAGACATAA
- the LOC104732828 gene encoding putative disease resistance protein At4g11170 isoform X2: protein MTSETKPFSIGFLEELIVILEFQQRGSLMVIPIFLTGSSVNADEICRQYPDMAPSWITALTKLTNIAAEYPFSQNPAVVYDLLDLEVDKEVRTISIWGSGGVGKTTLARYIYAEIFVKFQTCVFLDCVENIEDKVLNFEGEEDPTVVTCSDHDWLEIAKARRKHRKVLLIADDVNGIEQGKWIIEYANWFAPGSRVILISQNKDLLVDAGVKHVYEVRSLRYDEALQLFSQFAFKQSYPPSDFEQLAVRAVHLAGFLPLALRLLGSFLAGKGRENWVAALFKLKAKLGGNIMEVWKLMEPSGDRGQEEWEPAADIMEGNESSEDET, encoded by the exons ATGACGTCTGAGACGAAACCTTTTTCCATCGGGTTCCTAGAAGAGCTCATAGTAATACTCGAATTCCAACAAAGAGGTTCACTCATGGTCATACCCATTTTTCTTACGGGTTCCTCTGTTAATGCTGATGAGATCTGCCGACAGTATCCGGACATGGCCCCAAGTTGGATAACTGCACTTACCAAATTGACCAACATTGCAGCCGAGTATCCGTTTTCTCAAAATCCTGCAG TGGTTTATGACTTGTTGGATTTAGAAGTTGACAAAGAGGTTCGTACCATTAGCATTTGGGGTAGTGGTGGTGTTGGAAAGACAACACTTGCAAGGTACATTTATGCCGAGATCTTTGTCAAATTTCAGACATGTGTTTTCCTAGATTGTGTTGAAAACATTGAAGACAAGGTTCTTAACTTCGAAGGGGAAGAAGATCCAACGGTAGTAACGTGTTCAGATCACGACTGGCTTGAAATTGCCAAAGCAAGGCGTAAACACCGGAAAGTTCTCCTTATCGCTGATGATGTGAACGGCATCGAACAAGGGAAATGGATCATTGAATACGCTAACTGGTTTGCTCCAGGAAGCAGAGTCATTCTTATTAGCCAAAACAAGGATTTGCTTGTTGACGCGGGAGTAAAGCATGTGTATGAAGTCAGATCTTTAAGATATGATGAAGCTCTTCAACTCTTCTCTCAATTTGCTTTCAAGCAGTCTTATCCACCTTCTGATTTCGAACAGCTTGCCGTTCGTGCTGTCCATCTCGCAGGCTTTCTTCCTTTGGCCCTTCGACTGCTAGGGTCTTTTTTAGCTGGTAAAGGTCGAGAAAACTGGGTAGCTGCACTGTTCAAACTCAAGGCAAAGCTAGGTGGAAATATAATGGAAGTGTGGAAACTTATGGAACCATCAGGAGATAGAGGTCAAGAGGAGTGGGAACCTGCTGCAGACATAATGGAAGGGAACGAATCATCCGAAGACGAGACATAA